A single genomic interval of Sinorhizobium garamanticum harbors:
- the folE gene encoding GTP cyclohydrolase I FolE, which yields MLSEPDAGLASPVVPRKRPTREAAELAVRTLIEWAGDDPDREGLVGTPDRVVRAYEEFFEGYRIDPVDLLGRTFEETQDYGDMVVLRDVRLESHCEHHIVPIIGKAHVAYVPSDRVVGISKLARLVEVYAKRLQIQETLTAQIADTINEVLKPKGVAVVIEAAHMCMTTRGIRKPGVTMVTRRLIGAFETDAELKRDFLSTISGSRETFG from the coding sequence ATGTTGAGTGAGCCCGATGCAGGTTTGGCATCGCCTGTTGTCCCTCGTAAGCGCCCGACGCGCGAGGCCGCTGAGTTAGCGGTGCGAACGTTGATTGAATGGGCAGGCGACGATCCGGATCGGGAAGGTCTCGTGGGAACCCCGGATCGAGTTGTGCGGGCTTATGAGGAGTTTTTCGAGGGTTATCGTATCGATCCAGTCGACTTGCTCGGCCGCACGTTCGAGGAGACGCAGGACTACGGTGACATGGTCGTGCTGCGCGACGTTCGACTTGAATCGCATTGCGAGCATCACATCGTCCCGATCATTGGCAAGGCGCATGTCGCCTATGTCCCCTCGGATCGCGTCGTCGGAATCAGTAAGCTTGCCCGGCTGGTCGAGGTTTATGCCAAGCGGCTCCAGATTCAGGAAACGCTGACGGCACAGATCGCCGACACCATCAACGAGGTGCTGAAGCCAAAGGGTGTCGCGGTGGTGATCGAAGCGGCGCATATGTGCATGACGACGCGTGGCATTCGCAAACCCGGCGTGACCATGGTGACGCGCCGGTTGATCGGCGCATTCGAAACGGATGCGGAGCTCAAGCGAGACTTCCTGTCCACGATCTCCGGTTCGCGGGAGACGTTCGGATGA
- a CDS encoding DUF1826 domain-containing protein, with protein sequence MRPDPAIAPPPPRRRCPTAKRLARDILLNNPVSVLQRTLSADVSSALERAPVDQLPDFRFTASAVELRSTLLRHFNEMSLEPAWLRDWLFNDVFFLARLFRYLTSASSVIVRLETITTDACKRFHADNVRLRLVSTYRGPGTQWLGPRALAMQEAGKPLSPDAIKTTPTGAILLIRGSKSASETSSALLHRSPPIEGTGINRLLLAVDDADEFGS encoded by the coding sequence CCGCGAAGCGCCTAGCCCGTGACATCCTTCTGAATAATCCGGTCAGCGTGTTGCAGCGGACGCTCAGCGCGGATGTCTCTTCAGCGCTCGAAAGAGCGCCTGTCGACCAACTCCCCGATTTTCGCTTCACGGCTTCGGCCGTGGAGCTTCGTTCGACGCTACTGCGCCATTTCAACGAGATGAGCCTCGAGCCGGCGTGGCTGCGCGACTGGCTCTTCAACGACGTGTTCTTTCTCGCGCGCCTCTTTCGCTATCTGACCTCAGCATCGAGCGTGATTGTGCGCCTCGAGACCATCACGACGGATGCCTGCAAGCGGTTCCATGCTGACAATGTGCGCCTCAGGCTCGTGTCCACCTACCGTGGCCCCGGCACGCAATGGCTCGGGCCGCGCGCGCTCGCCATGCAAGAAGCGGGAAAGCCGCTCTCTCCTGACGCCATCAAGACGACGCCGACTGGCGCCATCCTGTTGATCCGCGGCAGCAAGAGCGCCTCCGAAACAAGCTCGGCGTTGCTCCACCGATCACCACCAATCGAGGGAACCGGCATCAACCGTCTGCTCCTCGCCGTCGATGATGCCGACGAGTTCGGGAGCTAG
- a CDS encoding Fur family transcriptional regulator, translating into MMVVVDRKFSLTRNQKLVLGTIEASPIPLSAYAILKVLEGSGIRHPLPVYRALEKLIALRLVYRLHTIAAFVAAAAFPNPLTAEDQIVFTICDACGQVNALMDKALGAQLSSVARDAGFAVSQPYLELHGRCSDCSEPMDSPSTPALPDYAI; encoded by the coding sequence ATGATGGTCGTCGTCGATCGGAAATTCTCCTTAACCCGCAATCAGAAACTCGTACTTGGCACGATCGAAGCCTCGCCCATTCCTTTGAGCGCCTATGCCATTCTCAAGGTCTTGGAAGGGAGCGGCATCCGCCATCCATTGCCGGTATACCGAGCGCTCGAAAAGCTGATAGCTTTGCGTCTCGTCTATCGGCTTCACACCATTGCAGCATTCGTCGCGGCAGCGGCCTTTCCGAATCCGCTCACCGCAGAAGACCAGATCGTCTTCACGATTTGCGACGCATGCGGCCAGGTCAACGCGCTCATGGACAAGGCGCTTGGAGCGCAACTGAGCAGCGTCGCGCGCGACGCAGGCTTCGCAGTCTCCCAGCCCTATCTGGAGCTGCACGGACGCTGCTCCGACTGCAGCGAGCCAATGGACTCACCAAGCACTCCCGCTCTTCCCGACTACGCCATCTGA
- a CDS encoding helix-turn-helix domain-containing protein: MPDRWEPARRPVVRPVGLPVQQLQVVNEYRIEEAKRLLAQSNLPVTTIIFEAGFQTKSNFNREFLRVTGMSPSDYRRSNSLPSVEGEPISVGSPSPGMP, encoded by the coding sequence GTGCCTGATCGATGGGAACCCGCTCGGCGTCCGGTAGTCCGCCCAGTTGGTTTGCCCGTCCAACAACTGCAAGTGGTGAACGAGTACCGGATCGAGGAAGCGAAGCGGCTTCTGGCTCAGTCCAATCTGCCGGTAACCACCATCATATTCGAGGCTGGTTTCCAGACGAAATCGAATTTCAATCGCGAATTTCTTCGGGTCACGGGGATGAGCCCGAGCGATTATCGCCGCTCGAACTCGCTGCCTTCCGTTGAGGGTGAACCTATTTCGGTGGGATCACCTTCGCCAGGAATGCCGTGA
- a CDS encoding CobW family GTP-binding protein has translation MQSASPQTPVTVLTGYLGAGKTTLLNRILTEKHGKKYAVIVNEFGEVGIDNDLIVDADEEIFEMNNGCICCTVRGDLIRIIDGLMRRRDRFDAILVETTGLADPAPVAQTFFVDEDVRSKTKLDSIVTVVDAKHLLGEIDEAHEAQEQLAFADTILINKTDLVSADELKQVEDRIRRINPTATLHHTQRCNIDLDQVLGRGAFDLDRVLEVEPDFLDEFHEHEHDDHVSSFALVAKEPLDPNKFLPWLGTIIQHLGIDILRMKGIISFKDDDDRFVVQAVHMLLDGDHQRPWKPDEERITRLVFIGRNLPKDVIETGFNACRA, from the coding sequence ATGCAGTCCGCTTCGCCTCAAACGCCCGTCACCGTGCTCACCGGCTATCTCGGCGCCGGAAAGACCACGCTCCTCAACCGCATCCTCACTGAGAAGCACGGCAAGAAATACGCCGTCATCGTCAACGAGTTCGGCGAGGTCGGTATCGACAATGATCTCATCGTCGATGCCGACGAAGAAATCTTCGAAATGAACAACGGCTGCATCTGCTGCACCGTGCGCGGCGATCTCATTCGCATCATCGACGGGCTCATGCGCCGTCGCGATCGCTTCGATGCCATTCTGGTCGAGACAACAGGTCTCGCCGACCCGGCTCCCGTCGCCCAGACCTTCTTCGTCGACGAAGATGTCCGCTCGAAGACCAAGCTCGACTCGATCGTGACCGTCGTCGACGCCAAGCACCTGCTCGGCGAAATCGACGAGGCACACGAAGCGCAAGAGCAACTCGCTTTTGCCGACACGATCCTGATCAACAAGACTGATCTCGTTTCTGCCGACGAACTCAAGCAGGTCGAAGATCGTATTCGGCGCATCAATCCGACGGCGACGCTCCATCACACACAGCGCTGCAATATCGATCTCGACCAGGTGCTTGGCCGTGGCGCATTCGACCTCGATCGTGTTCTGGAAGTCGAACCGGACTTTCTCGACGAGTTCCACGAGCATGAACATGACGACCATGTTTCAAGCTTCGCGCTTGTCGCCAAGGAGCCCCTCGATCCCAACAAATTCCTGCCTTGGCTTGGCACGATTATCCAGCACCTCGGCATCGATATCCTGCGCATGAAGGGCATCATCTCGTTCAAGGACGACGACGACCGGTTCGTGGTCCAGGCAGTCCATATGCTCCTCGACGGCGATCATCAGCGCCCGTGGAAGCCCGACGAGGAACGCATCACGCGCCTCGTCTTCATCGGCCGTAACCTCCCGAAAGACGTCATCGAAACGGGCTTCAACGCATGCCGGGCATAA
- a CDS encoding HupE/UreJ family protein yields MKTRNTRSSHWRALSALALALIASILSVRAADAHVLGGAFGGFGSGFQHPILGFDHFLAMASVGIWGAQLGGRSVWTLPVTFPLIMCIGGVIGMSGAFQLPYVEAVIALSVVTLGIAIAVHWRPPEALSISVVAVFAIFHGYAHGLELPQAADPAAYAVGFVVATGLIHVFGILLGLAVERLYRGAATRGVGGAITACGLYFLFASGGP; encoded by the coding sequence TTGAAGACTCGCAACACCAGAAGCTCGCACTGGCGAGCTCTGAGCGCGCTGGCGCTCGCACTCATTGCATCGATCCTAAGCGTCCGCGCTGCCGACGCCCACGTGCTTGGCGGCGCCTTTGGCGGCTTCGGGAGTGGCTTTCAGCATCCCATCCTCGGCTTCGACCATTTTCTCGCCATGGCGTCCGTCGGCATCTGGGGCGCTCAACTCGGCGGCCGATCGGTCTGGACGCTGCCGGTAACATTCCCTCTGATCATGTGCATCGGCGGTGTGATCGGCATGTCGGGTGCATTCCAACTCCCCTATGTCGAAGCCGTCATCGCGCTATCCGTCGTGACGCTCGGCATCGCCATCGCCGTTCACTGGCGACCGCCAGAAGCGCTCTCGATCAGCGTCGTCGCGGTCTTTGCGATTTTCCACGGCTACGCACATGGCCTTGAGCTACCGCAGGCGGCCGACCCCGCCGCCTACGCCGTCGGCTTCGTCGTTGCCACCGGCTTGATCCACGTCTTCGGCATTCTGCTAGGCCTTGCCGTCGAACGGCTCTATCGCGGCGCCGCCACACGCGGTGTCGGCGGCGCCATCACTGCGTGCGGCCTCTATTTCCTCTTCGCGTCAGGTGGCCCTTGA
- a CDS encoding alpha/beta hydrolase family protein, whose translation MLKSVLSALLLAALSISAAQAADAIGFKETELPDVGGDRPLHVSIWYPTDDVGPVASVGENRVFYGVTAIMDAKPVDDAHPLVVLSHGYGGSWRNLSWLAWELVHQGYVVAAPDHPGTTTFDKSPAQAAKLWNRPHDLSRVIDALTENPSLAGAIEPARIAVIGHSLGGWTVTALGGARFSTDRFAQDCKIHPNPRTCGLSAELGIAQGHDNPLDGDLSDARIGAIVSLDLGLARGFTPESLAAFHVPALIIGAGVDIGDLPAKLESGYLAANLPQATSSYAEIPDAMHFSFMQVCKPGAADLIEEDTPGDGIVCKDGGTRDRKAIHREVADMITAFLAKVIPPK comes from the coding sequence ATGCTAAAATCTGTTCTATCCGCATTGCTGCTTGCCGCCCTTTCCATTTCTGCCGCACAAGCTGCCGATGCCATCGGTTTCAAAGAGACTGAGCTACCGGATGTGGGCGGCGATCGACCACTGCACGTCAGTATTTGGTATCCGACCGACGATGTTGGACCAGTCGCCTCGGTCGGCGAAAACCGTGTCTTTTATGGCGTGACCGCTATCATGGATGCCAAGCCGGTCGATGATGCACACCCGCTTGTCGTTCTATCCCACGGGTATGGTGGCAGCTGGCGAAACCTTAGTTGGCTTGCGTGGGAACTCGTCCACCAAGGATATGTTGTCGCAGCGCCAGACCACCCCGGAACGACGACATTTGACAAATCTCCGGCACAGGCGGCCAAGCTTTGGAACCGCCCCCATGACCTCAGCCGGGTGATCGACGCTCTGACAGAAAATCCTTCTTTGGCCGGTGCGATCGAACCGGCTCGCATCGCGGTCATTGGCCATTCTCTCGGAGGGTGGACGGTTACTGCTCTTGGCGGCGCGCGCTTCAGCACAGACCGGTTCGCACAGGACTGCAAGATTCATCCAAACCCGCGCACGTGTGGTCTCTCCGCCGAACTTGGTATTGCACAGGGTCATGACAACCCGCTGGATGGTGATCTGAGTGATGCAAGAATCGGCGCAATCGTTTCACTCGATCTGGGACTTGCACGTGGCTTCACGCCAGAAAGCCTCGCAGCCTTCCATGTGCCGGCGCTGATCATCGGTGCAGGCGTGGATATTGGCGACCTTCCGGCCAAGCTTGAGTCTGGATACCTTGCCGCCAATCTCCCCCAGGCGACCTCCAGCTATGCCGAGATTCCGGACGCAATGCATTTCAGTTTCATGCAGGTTTGCAAACCAGGAGCCGCCGACTTGATCGAAGAAGATACACCGGGTGATGGCATCGTCTGCAAGGATGGAGGGACACGGGATCGGAAGGCCATTCACCGTGAGGTGGCGGATATGATCACGGCATTCCTGGCGAAGGTGATCCCACCGAAATAG
- the cysS gene encoding cysteine--tRNA ligase → MSLILTNSLGGQKEPFVPQDPTHVRIYVCGPTVYNYAHIGNARPAVIFDVLARLLRDRFPAVTYARNFTDVDDKINDAARASGEPIGAITKRYIEAYHADMAALGVLPPSVEPRVTEHIPEIIDLIGRLIAEGHAYEAEGHVLYHVPSFPDYGALSRRTPDEMIAGARIEVAPFKKHPADFVLWKPSTPDLPGWDSSWGRGRPGWHIECSAMIERHLGPRIDIHGGGQDLIFPHHENEIAQGTRATYWLHNGFVTVDGRKMSKSLGNVFLVRDLLSQAPGEAIRYALLSAHYRQPLDWSARALQQARRSLDRLYTTLGDLGNLAHEGADPRPYLETFRAKLDNDLNTPAAIAELFRLARMAQCERSLRIRASLHAAMLAAGAMLGLIQQTPAEWFERNNSHNVDEAEVERLIAERNAARAKRDFVTADQLREQLRELGVVIEDRSDRAIWRKAPA, encoded by the coding sequence ATGTCCCTCATCCTTACCAACAGCCTCGGAGGCCAAAAAGAGCCTTTTGTTCCGCAAGATCCAACGCACGTCCGCATCTACGTGTGCGGGCCGACCGTCTACAACTATGCCCACATCGGCAATGCTCGGCCGGCGGTGATCTTCGACGTTCTCGCCCGACTGCTACGCGACCGCTTTCCGGCGGTCACCTATGCCCGCAACTTCACCGACGTCGACGACAAGATAAACGATGCCGCACGCGCTTCTGGGGAGCCGATCGGTGCCATCACCAAGCGCTATATCGAGGCGTACCACGCCGACATGGCCGCGCTCGGTGTTCTGCCGCCATCGGTCGAGCCCCGTGTCACCGAACACATCCCGGAGATCATCGACCTGATCGGTCGTTTGATAGCCGAGGGCCACGCCTACGAAGCGGAAGGCCATGTTCTCTATCACGTCCCTTCCTTCCCGGACTACGGTGCGCTGTCCCGACGCACTCCGGATGAAATGATCGCTGGTGCTCGCATCGAGGTCGCACCCTTCAAGAAGCACCCAGCGGACTTCGTCCTTTGGAAACCCTCCACACCCGACCTGCCTGGATGGGACAGTTCTTGGGGACGTGGCCGGCCCGGTTGGCATATCGAATGCTCCGCCATGATCGAGCGCCATCTCGGACCGCGGATAGACATCCATGGCGGCGGGCAGGACCTGATCTTCCCGCACCACGAAAACGAAATCGCGCAAGGGACCCGCGCGACCTATTGGCTGCACAACGGCTTCGTCACCGTCGACGGGCGGAAAATGTCGAAGTCGCTCGGCAATGTGTTTCTCGTGCGGGATCTCCTGAGCCAGGCGCCTGGCGAGGCGATCCGCTATGCCCTTCTCAGTGCGCACTATCGCCAGCCACTCGACTGGAGCGCTCGGGCTCTCCAGCAAGCCAGGCGCAGCCTTGACCGTCTGTACACGACTCTCGGGGATCTCGGTAATCTCGCACACGAGGGCGCTGATCCTCGACCATATCTCGAGACCTTCCGCGCCAAGCTCGATAACGATCTCAACACGCCGGCGGCCATCGCCGAACTCTTCCGACTCGCGCGCATGGCGCAATGCGAGCGATCGCTGCGCATCCGTGCATCCTTGCACGCGGCCATGCTCGCCGCAGGCGCAATGCTCGGCCTGATCCAGCAAACGCCCGCCGAATGGTTCGAGCGCAACAACAGCCACAATGTCGATGAGGCCGAAGTCGAGCGACTGATCGCCGAACGCAACGCCGCTCGCGCAAAGCGCGATTTCGTCACCGCAGACCAGCTCCGTGAACAGCTCCGCGAACTCGGTGTCGTGATCGAGGATCGATCCGACCGCGCGATCTGGAGGAAGGCGCCAGCATGA
- a CDS encoding CobW family GTP-binding protein, whose protein sequence is MPSRRIEPTPFSSDPPTSKSIEPKPVTLLTGFLGSGKTTLLNDLLADPRLADTAVIVNEFGSVSVDHHLVRRGREQYIVTSTGCICCLATSDIRASLFELLSAHEQGLAPSFSRVIIETTGLADPAPIVNSLIPGGAPATALRDHTVAKRFRLAGIVTVFDSVCGTETLDAHMESWKQLAFADHIVLTKTDLAPIAGQAALTLLKELNPGAQIHDGRQPGFDPVSLIGAGSYHLTSKPEDVAGWLAMERFSDPDSHVAPHDVNRHGNRIQALPLIHDEPLDPRAVDGFLTVISSQHHDRILRLKGLFALSDDPARPLVAHAVQNKLYPPIRLDYWPDIDVRSRIVVIGKDLPVDPIRKLFQALLPRPTRTRFWAARR, encoded by the coding sequence TTGCCCTCGCGCCGCATTGAACCCACACCGTTTTCTTCCGACCCGCCGACCTCGAAATCAATCGAGCCGAAGCCCGTAACGCTTCTCACGGGCTTCCTTGGCTCCGGCAAGACGACGCTGCTCAACGATCTCCTCGCCGATCCACGGCTCGCCGACACGGCGGTGATTGTCAACGAGTTCGGCTCCGTCTCCGTCGATCACCACCTCGTGCGGCGTGGACGTGAGCAATACATAGTCACCAGCACAGGCTGCATCTGCTGCCTCGCCACGAGTGACATCCGCGCGTCCCTCTTCGAGCTGCTGAGTGCCCACGAGCAAGGCCTTGCTCCGTCTTTCTCCCGCGTCATCATTGAAACCACGGGGCTCGCCGATCCTGCGCCAATCGTGAACAGTCTTATCCCTGGCGGCGCGCCGGCGACCGCTCTGCGCGATCACACCGTCGCCAAGCGCTTCCGGCTGGCGGGCATCGTGACCGTCTTCGACAGTGTCTGCGGAACCGAGACGCTCGATGCGCACATGGAGAGCTGGAAGCAACTCGCTTTCGCCGATCATATCGTCCTGACCAAGACCGACCTTGCGCCGATCGCTGGGCAGGCAGCTCTAACCCTGCTCAAGGAGCTCAATCCCGGGGCGCAAATCCACGACGGCCGCCAGCCAGGCTTTGATCCCGTGAGCCTCATCGGCGCCGGCTCCTATCACCTCACATCCAAGCCGGAGGACGTGGCAGGCTGGCTCGCGATGGAGCGGTTCAGTGACCCCGACAGCCATGTCGCGCCACATGACGTCAATCGCCACGGCAATCGCATCCAGGCGCTGCCGCTCATCCATGACGAGCCGCTCGACCCGCGCGCGGTCGACGGCTTCCTCACCGTCATTTCCAGCCAGCATCATGACCGCATTTTGCGTCTCAAGGGGCTCTTTGCCCTCTCAGATGATCCGGCCCGGCCGCTCGTCGCGCATGCCGTACAAAACAAGCTGTACCCGCCAATCAGGCTCGACTATTGGCCGGACATCGATGTTCGAAGCCGCATTGTCGTGATCGGCAAGGACCTGCCAGTCGATCCAATCCGCAAGCTGTTTCAGGCGCTCCTTCCGCGGCCCACCCGCACACGTTTTTGGGCGGCACGTCGATGA
- the hisI gene encoding phosphoribosyl-AMP cyclohydrolase yields MTSLPNAGRPVQFGPRLSVEAVEEGGFLAPRFNADGLIPVVTTDASSGEVLMMGMMNAEALLRTIETGEAHYWSRSRQCLWHKGATSGLIQKVVQIRVDDDQDAIWLRVQVEGSASCHVGYRSCFYRSIPVGPFGDAPIPLSFEEAAKIFDPVAVYRDAPNPTQL; encoded by the coding sequence ATGACCAGCCTCCCCAACGCCGGCCGTCCTGTTCAATTCGGGCCGCGGCTCTCCGTCGAAGCCGTCGAAGAAGGTGGATTTCTTGCGCCCAGGTTCAACGCAGACGGTTTGATCCCTGTGGTGACGACGGACGCCTCGTCGGGCGAGGTCCTGATGATGGGCATGATGAACGCCGAAGCTTTGCTGCGGACGATCGAGACGGGAGAAGCCCATTATTGGAGCCGGAGCCGGCAATGCCTGTGGCACAAGGGTGCGACAAGTGGGTTGATTCAGAAGGTCGTGCAGATCCGCGTCGACGATGATCAGGACGCAATTTGGCTGAGGGTCCAAGTCGAGGGCAGCGCGAGTTGCCACGTCGGCTATCGATCCTGCTTTTATCGCTCCATCCCGGTTGGTCCTTTCGGCGACGCTCCAATCCCCCTCTCCTTTGAGGAGGCGGCGAAAATCTTCGATCCGGTCGCGGTCTATCGGGACGCACCGAATCCGACGCAGCTCTGA
- a CDS encoding Fur family transcriptional regulator translates to MAQRMAAHHRRPVSHTVVSAALNAVATTCRERGLQFTIIRRQVMETLIKAGQPLGAYELMGALQDSLGRRLAPPTVYRALEFLQEQHFVSRIESRNAFVPCAHPDHPHACVFFICDNCGASEEVEDRTIERAVARDAASLGFRVARRVVELQGTCATCLATGTPTASHHP, encoded by the coding sequence ATGGCACAGCGCATGGCGGCGCATCACCGTAGACCCGTTTCTCACACCGTCGTTTCCGCGGCGCTGAATGCAGTCGCCACGACCTGCCGAGAACGCGGGCTCCAGTTCACGATTATACGTCGCCAAGTCATGGAGACACTGATCAAGGCAGGCCAGCCGCTCGGCGCGTATGAGCTGATGGGCGCTCTGCAAGACTCGCTCGGCCGTCGACTCGCGCCGCCGACGGTCTACCGGGCGCTCGAGTTTCTCCAAGAGCAGCACTTCGTATCCCGTATCGAGAGCCGGAACGCTTTCGTACCGTGCGCACATCCCGATCATCCGCATGCCTGCGTGTTCTTCATCTGCGACAATTGCGGCGCCTCAGAAGAGGTCGAGGATCGAACGATCGAGCGCGCAGTCGCCCGCGACGCCGCCTCCCTTGGATTTCGAGTCGCCCGCCGCGTCGTCGAGCTGCAGGGCACCTGCGCAACCTGTCTCGCGACAGGCACTCCTACCGCTTCCCATCACCCCTGA
- a CDS encoding GGDEF domain-containing protein: MLKSFISTWQNKRHQPEEESTNNSDRVRQTQIGSHQSFDQKLSVGILLAIICTTLLALSIVTPTYRDFTLSRQNLHDIRQYRLVLDAANYLAAERGPANIVMSEEPSLDSAGVKRLAEFRTRSDAALAQLEVKSVSYFGLHDHLVPRRMLEEVRNQLAIARSKVDRIAAIPRVSLSREEIQDAIDSMFEVSDRFRAVIAWNASELVQHDTGLEASALIGQMLSDLRDYGGRVGSEIVAPLATNQRMPLQNVIESRQTQGRLLELWQLINSQTTLYNAASLAASRDEIDRAFFRDGLALVDQVIAEGRRNLHYTLTATEFTNRYVPTMRPIETYRTAFLDGVVEHFVDVKTKALMTLAMTVLITGAILAILVGIMLSVRSHVFRPLMLAHDNVLELAADRSISPPARAARAREIRSLFEAIEVLQERLQERAFLTEELKRQAETDGLTALLNRRMLDRFAQLSSPQDRADRSLCLILLDLDHFKDVNDTYGHVTGDRVLIQTAELLRSHLRASDIVARFGGEEFAILVPGNDLSGAISIARKIRLAIQTETFTTSDGTPFRVTASFGVARGRRDAWPELIEHADAALYRAKSEGRNRVRFTRDTLPSPSIVPSTSNVLTLTGARRPKTVR; this comes from the coding sequence ATGCTCAAGAGCTTCATTTCTACATGGCAGAATAAGCGCCACCAACCCGAAGAAGAATCCACAAACAATTCTGATCGTGTTCGTCAAACGCAAATCGGCTCCCATCAGAGTTTCGACCAAAAGTTATCAGTCGGCATTCTCCTCGCGATCATCTGCACGACGCTTCTGGCGTTATCCATCGTTACGCCGACCTACCGCGACTTCACCCTCTCGCGTCAGAACCTCCACGACATTCGGCAATACCGACTAGTCCTTGATGCGGCGAACTACCTGGCAGCCGAGCGCGGTCCTGCCAATATCGTCATGTCCGAGGAACCGTCTCTCGACAGCGCCGGAGTGAAACGATTAGCTGAATTCCGGACGCGTAGCGACGCCGCGTTAGCCCAGCTCGAAGTGAAGTCAGTTTCTTATTTCGGACTGCACGATCACCTCGTCCCGCGGCGCATGCTGGAAGAGGTCCGCAACCAACTCGCCATCGCGCGCAGCAAAGTTGATCGGATTGCGGCGATACCGCGCGTGTCGCTGAGCCGCGAAGAAATCCAGGACGCGATTGACAGCATGTTCGAGGTCTCGGACAGATTCCGGGCCGTGATTGCTTGGAACGCCAGCGAACTGGTCCAGCACGACACGGGTCTCGAGGCGTCCGCTCTCATCGGCCAGATGCTCAGTGACCTACGCGATTACGGCGGCAGGGTTGGCTCCGAGATCGTGGCCCCGCTGGCCACCAACCAGAGAATGCCGCTGCAGAACGTGATCGAGAGCCGACAAACCCAGGGTCGACTCCTCGAACTTTGGCAACTCATCAATAGCCAAACGACCCTCTATAACGCCGCGTCGCTGGCAGCGAGCCGCGACGAAATCGACCGCGCCTTCTTTCGCGACGGCCTTGCGCTGGTCGATCAAGTCATCGCCGAGGGACGACGCAACCTGCACTATACCCTGACGGCGACGGAATTCACCAACCGCTATGTCCCGACGATGCGGCCGATCGAGACTTACCGGACCGCATTCCTCGATGGCGTCGTGGAACACTTCGTCGATGTGAAAACCAAGGCCCTCATGACCCTCGCTATGACGGTGCTTATCACCGGCGCTATTCTTGCGATCCTCGTCGGCATCATGCTTTCGGTGCGATCACATGTCTTTCGCCCGCTCATGCTGGCTCACGACAACGTCCTTGAACTTGCCGCCGATCGCTCGATCTCGCCGCCAGCGCGTGCCGCCCGAGCGCGAGAGATTCGAAGCCTCTTCGAGGCAATCGAAGTGCTCCAGGAAAGGCTCCAAGAACGCGCATTCCTCACGGAGGAATTGAAGCGTCAGGCGGAGACCGATGGACTGACCGCGCTCCTGAATCGCAGGATGCTCGACCGATTTGCCCAATTGTCCTCGCCTCAGGACCGCGCCGACAGGAGCCTGTGTCTGATCCTCTTAGACCTCGATCATTTCAAGGACGTCAATGACACCTACGGCCACGTCACTGGCGATCGCGTCCTGATCCAGACTGCAGAACTCCTGCGGTCTCATCTGCGTGCAAGTGACATCGTCGCGCGCTTCGGCGGTGAAGAATTCGCCATTCTCGTCCCGGGCAATGATCTGTCAGGTGCCATCTCGATTGCGCGGAAAATCCGATTGGCCATCCAAACCGAGACTTTCACCACGTCCGATGGAACGCCATTCCGTGTCACGGCAAGCTTCGGGGTCGCTCGCGGTCGCCGTGATGCATGGCCGGAATTGATCGAGCATGCCGACGCCGCGCTGTACCGAGCAAAATCCGAAGGCCGCAACCGCGTTCGATTCACGCGCGACACGTTGCCATCGCCGAGCATAGTGCCTTCAACTTCAAACGTTTTGACGCTCACGGGCGCCAGACGACCGAAGACCGTCCGATAG